CATGTGGGACAGATCAAACTAACCAGGAAATGAGCTTCACGAAGTTGTCGTTCAGGGAGATGCCAGCGCCAGCATCAAAGATGGAGGAGTGGGTGTCACCGATGAAATCAGAGGACACCAcctgcaaaacacaaaacaagtcAGATGTTGTGAAGCCAGGGACAGTTTATGCAATATTACTTACTAATCTCAAAATACACAATCAGTCAGAACTATCATGGAGGACACaggttatatttttttttcacataaaacacaattcATTTGAACAAGAATGTTTTCTAAAAATCAATCCTAATCCATGCATCCGAATGAAATTAAAACCCCACCCCTTCATCCCACTGAGTTATGATTTTAGCTGTGACATTATTACTAGTCATGTATTTGCATTACCTGGTCCTCGGTGTAACCCAGCACTCCCTTCATGGGCCCATGTGAGGCCTTCTTGACGGCTTCCTTAATCTCAGCGTAAGATGCAGGCTTGGACAGACGGCATGTCAGGTCCACCACTGACACATCAGCCACTGGCACCCTGAAGGCCATGCCTGTCAGCTTACTAGAGACAAAGACAGGACAAAAGATAGATATTAGACTTGTGTCACCacctatttttttctttcacaacaTCTGTTAACCACCTTGATACAATTAAAGGTTCATCCAGTGATTAAGCTGATGATAAATAaggttgtgtgtatgtatttaccCGTTGAGTTCGGGGATGACTTTGCCCACTGCCTTGGCGGCACCAGTGGAGGCTGGAATGATGTTCTGGTGGGCACCGCGGCCATCACGCCAGGCCTTGGCGCTGGGACCATCCACTGTCTTCTGGGTGGCTGTGTATGCATGGACTGTAGTCTGCAGAGGAGAGTGTAATATTACATACATGACACATATATTTCCTTAGTGTCTTAATTTGAACCTTCAACCCtgacatatatattatatatattacagaACAATCTATGAAAAAGTCTTGAACTATTAAAACTCATTTGGACACAGATACATGTAAATTGAAATCATGCATGTTTTCAGAGCAGTAACAGATTTACTGTAACTTACCATGAGAGCCTCCTCGATTCCAAAGTTATCATGGATGACTTTGGCCAGGGGGGCCAGGCAGTTGGTGGTGCAGGAGGCATTACTGTCAACAGAAAGATAGACATGGTCACTAACTAGCAGACTCAAGAATCACTTGAAATACAgaaatcttttcattttaaaaaaatgattttactaAAAGAGTACTAGAGAGGCTGcagtaattaattaaaaatgtacagtacgCAAAGTGTGCAAAACCAAAAGCAAGTTACCTGACGATGGTCATGGAGGAGGGGTCATACTTGTCCTCGTTGACTCCCATGACAAACATTGGAGCATCAGGTGAGGGGGCGGACACAACCACACGCTGAGCTCCACCCTGGAGGTGAGACTGTGATTGaccagcagagagaaagagagcacaaGTTAGAAACTGGACAATCTGTGTACAGTATTTGCTTctatgttcatgtgtgtatgtgtttgtgtgtacgtaCGGAGGCCTTCTCCACACTGAGGAAGACTCCAGTGGACTCAACAACGTACTTGGCTCCAGCATTGCCCCAAGGGATCTCTGCTGGCTTCATACTAGAGTCAGAAAGGAAACAGAGTCAGTGTAAGGTTAAGTGAGTATCACTGCTGTCTAGGAGTTTCACGAAAGTAGAAACAGAGATAGTTATGTTTAGCAAAAGAAGTGAAAGATGGTCGTAGGAGGGTAATCTTGTTAGAACGGTACATCCAGTGCTGTCTCACTGACTGTGAATATCCTCTTTGGATAATTTCATGCCAGTAGTGTCATACTTAGTG
The sequence above is drawn from the Thunnus maccoyii chromosome 10, fThuMac1.1, whole genome shotgun sequence genome and encodes:
- the gapdhs gene encoding glyceraldehyde-3-phosphate dehydrogenase 2 — protein: MSDLCVGINGFGRIGRLVLRACLQKGIKVVAINDPFIDLQYMVYMFKYDSTHGRYHGEVSQEDGKLIVDGNTISVFQCMKPAEIPWGNAGAKYVVESTGVFLSVEKASSHLQGGAQRVVVSAPSPDAPMFVMGVNEDKYDPSSMTIVSNASCTTNCLAPLAKVIHDNFGIEEALMTTVHAYTATQKTVDGPSAKAWRDGRGAHQNIIPASTGAAKAVGKVIPELNGKLTGMAFRVPVADVSVVDLTCRLSKPASYAEIKEAVKKASHGPMKGVLGYTEDQVVSSDFIGDTHSSIFDAGAGISLNDNFVKLISWYDNEFGYSHRVADLLMYMHTKE